One Rattus norvegicus strain BN/NHsdMcwi chromosome 18, GRCr8, whole genome shotgun sequence DNA segment encodes these proteins:
- the Hdac3 gene encoding histone deacetylase 3 isoform X1 — MAKTVAYFYDPDVGNFHYGAGHPMKPHRLALTHSLVLHYGLYKKMIVFKPYQASQHDMCRFHSEDYIDFLQRVSPTNMQGFTKSLNAFNVGDDCPVFPGLFEFCSRYTGASLQGATQLNNKICDIAINWAGGLHHAKKFEASGFCYVNDIVIGILELLKYHPRVLYIDIDIHHGDGVQEAFYLTDRVMTVSFHKYGNYFFPGTGDMYEVGAESGRYYCLNVPLRDGIDDQSCPPLALSQVTSTFSSRSSARWWTSISRRASCCSVALTPWAVID, encoded by the exons ATGGCCAAGACCGTGGCGTATTTCTACGACCCCGATGTGGGCAACTTCCACTACG GAGCTGGACACCCGATGAAACCCCATCGCCTGGCATTGACTCATAGCCTAGTCCTGCATTATGGTCTCTATAAGAAGATGATC GTCTTCAAGCCTTACCAGGCCTCCCAGCATGACATGTGCCGCTTCCATTCTGAGGACTACATTGACTTCCTGCAGAGAGTCAGCCCCACCAATATGCAGGGTTTCACCAAGAGCCTTAATGCCTTCAACGTGGGTGACGACTG CCCTGTGTTTCCCGGGCTCTTCGAGTTCTGCTCCCGCTATACAGGCGCATCTCTGCAAGGGGCAACACAGCTAAACAACAAG ATCTGTGATATTGCCATCAACTGGGCTGGTGGTCTACATCATGCCAAGAAGTTTGAG gcctctggcttctgctatgtCAATGACATAGTAATTGGTATCCTGGAGCTGCTCAA GTACCACCCTCGGGTGCTGTACATTGATATTGACATCCACCATGGTGACGGGGTTCAGGAAGCCTTCTACCTCACTGACCGGGTCATGACTGTGTCCTTCCACAAATATGGAAATTACTTCTTTCCTGGAACAG GTGATATGTATGAAGTTGGAGCAGAGAGTGGCCGCTACTATTGTCTCAATGTGCCCTTACGGGATGGCATTGATGACCAGA GTTGCCCACCTTTGGCCCTCTCCCAGGTTACAAGCACCTTTTCCAGCCGGTCATCAGCCAGGTGGTGGACTTCTATCAGCCGACGTGCATCGTGCTGCAG tgtGGCGCTGACTCCCTGGGCTGTGATCGATTAG